A segment of the Macrotis lagotis isolate mMagLag1 chromosome 8, bilby.v1.9.chrom.fasta, whole genome shotgun sequence genome:
AGGGAATTTAAGGACCGAAGCACGTATCACACACTTTCCTATTATTTGTGATTTGGGGTTTGtattgtttgggggtttttttttaggttttttgcaaggcaatggggttaagtggccccggtttctttttttttttttgaaaagcaatggggttaaatgacttgctcaaggtcacagagctaggtaattatttaaagtgtctgggtcacatttgaactcaggtccacctgactccggGGGCGGTGCTGtgcccactgcgccacctagctgccccagggataTATATTCTGGACATCCCTCTGTCACCTTCTAGCTTTGTGTGAAAAAtgcaattttcaattttctttctgaagcctttttttaggtttcccacagttggaaaatatttttttagccTTCACATATGTTTTTGTTCCCTTCTTGTGCATTTATCAATTTTTTACATTACAGTTATTTGTATATACATTGCAGTTTTTTTCTTAGTTCCATGAGAACAAGgacaatttctcatttttattcctccataaAACCTACCACTGGATATTGTATATAATCGGTGTTGAATAAATGTTGATACATTGAATTAAAGATTCTTTTTGTCCTTTCTGTTCCAGGAGAGGAGCTTCTCCCTATCAAGCCCCATCAGCCAGGGACTCAGTCTGTCCACTGGAGAAATCTGGTGGGTTTTTGGTGAGTGACTATGGGAGAAATCAGAGGAGATAGAGGAAGAGGGCCAGAGTAGCCTCCAGGTCCTTAGGAAGAAGagacaaatggacaaagaaatGGGGTTAGGAAGAGAAAAAGTAGAGAGATAAAGGAATAAATTGGATGAGAGATGGGAAGGACAGAATTTGTCTGGCTACTAGGTCCAGTGAAGAATGCCTTGCGTAAGAAACAATTCTTACCCTGAAGCAGCTTATGGTTtagatagaatgaatgaatgggggaGCATTTCTTCAGTACAAACACTACAGATTAAAAAACAAGACATTCCCTGCTTTcagagaatttacattctaaatgGAGTGGGGGGGGAACAACacaatataaatacataaaaagttGACTTACACTTGAAGATTTTGTATAGCATGTTGTACAGTATGATTTTGTAGAGCATGCTGAGTCATTTAACTGAATCCattaattttacagatcaggaaatccATAGAGAAACTTAGTGGCAGAATCAAGACTTACTGCAGTGTTTTGCACTTAGTAGGCTCTTTATGTAAAATTATGAATAATGAGTAAACAGGGGCTAAGACTCAGGTCTCCGACTCCAAATCTAATCTTTTTCTATACTACCCAGATCTTAGAAATTTCTTTACATAATCCACCCTTTTATAGTTGAGGCTGATGTGTGGAAAGATTAAGTAGTTTTGCCAAATGTGTTGCAGTAGAACTAAGTCTGCAACTCTATAGGAAAGTAATAGAATATTTGTCAAAAGCAATATATTCTGAGAATTAAATGAGTAGTAGGACAGACAAGTACCCTGTGTTGTTGGAGTGTGAAACAGATAGTTCAGGGTTGAGTTGTCCAGGGAACCTTCATGGAAGAGTAGGGATTCAGTCTGAGCCTTTGAAAAATTGGAGGAAAGGACAGGaaaattggagaagagaaaagaagtcacTTTGTATATAGTGACATGTTGGCACCTGGGTTGTGACAAGGAGGTGCAGTCTAGTCAGAGAGTACAGGTAGCAGGAGGGATCCTGGGGAAGTGGAAGGGGAAAGCTGTCTTCTGAGCAACGTTCTCCTTTTCACCTCTAGGCTCCTGGGTCTCTGCAACAACTTTTCCTATGTGGTAATGCTCAGTGCTGCCCATGATATCCTCAAGCACCAGAGAACCCCTGAAAATAACAGCCATGTGAGTTACTGATAAGTATATGGTTTTCagtttaaaactggaaggaaccttaaacaTAGGTTTTGGAGACAATGGAGCATCATCCTTAACTTTTAGACGAAGAAGCTGTGGTCCACAGAGGCTAACCCACAGTTACAACTTGAGTCACAGGCAAGAAgagcattcattcattcgttcttTCATTGATGTAGCAAATTGAGCACTGATTATGCTTTGGAGTTATGTACAGATAATTAGGGCTGCTAGTTGGTACAGTAGatggagtgctgggcctggagtcaggaagatttatcttcctgagtttaaatctggcttcagatacttgagtgaccctaggcaagtcatttgaccatttcatgaaaaaaaataaaataaaacttgcaATACATGTATTTTTCTCAACAAGATATGTTCCCACACTGAAAGAATTAAGTTCTGTTTGCCTTAATGCACTGGAGAAgtaaataacaaaccactctaggatctttgccaagaaaaccccacatggagtcaggaagagttggacattcatgatatttgttcttcatttttgaagatgaccatgaaatcagggaggtgatgccatgacaagcatgtgaattagatttgagtgaggggttctGTACTAAGTCagcagactcactttctcctctggaactgtCTGGATCCAGTAGTCTGATATGAAGatgccctggatgcgaggcagtctgggttaagtgacttgccccagtcatttgcccagctagtaagtgtcaagtgtctaaggctggattcaaactcccatcctcctgacttcaaagtcagtgctctatccactgtgacctATTCAAACACTAatcaatgactgaacaacaacagggGGAGAAGAGTGAAGTTGTAATATGAAAGGCAATTTCTTAATAATCGTGTGAAGGTTCCAAAGAGCACAGTGCAATGTTAGGATAGAATGTGATAAGGACATGGCAAGGATGGATATGAAGGGGAATGGAGAGTGGTGACCAAAAAAAGGAGTTTTCCACCTAGGCAGCCTTAGATTCACAACATAAGAGGCTGAGGAGATACATAGAACAGTTAAATGGTTAGTTGTCACACCTTTCTCTGTagtaatgatattttattattccctCTGTAAGAGGTGGAACACTTAAGTAATAGAGGGGGAAAGTATGACAAATTCCTAGTCCTTCCCAATGGTCAGGGTAGAAATGAGGGAGTGCTTGGActtggctaaatggaaaagggTGAGGGTTTGAGGAACTTAACCTTCCGTCTTCAGACTTCTCCCTTTGTCCCAGTTTTCGATCTACTGTTTAGAAGATTACCTATCCCAGGGTTGGGGAGTATTTCCCAGGAAGGTTACTCTGAGataatttctttgtaatttaaaCTTTGAAATACTCAACAAAGGAGTAGCAGTTATTAAGATACTGGATAACTGAAATTTTTCCTTCGTTCAGGTGGATCCAGAGCCAACACTCACTCCTCACAACAGTACATCTCGATATGATTGCAATCCTGTGTCTACAGCTGTGAGTGTTGTTCATGATTCCTGAACTCTTTCTACTCCAGCTCCCATTTCACCTTATTTTTAAGATCCTCTAGATCTGAGTGTCCTGCCCTTGAGGCAACAAAAAGAAGTCTGTCTACCCACTCTATACAAGACAGCCTTTTTTACTTTACGGGCTCCACTGGGCTCTGCTTCATTGGATAAATCTTTGATCTCTAGGGCCCTGATCCTGGATTATCGTTGGATTGAGAATAAGGtcttatttataatttctatCCTAGGCTGTCCTCCTAGCTGACATTCTGCCTACGTTCATTATCAAGCTGCTTGCTCCTCTTGGCCTTCACTTGATGCCCTACAGGTCTGAAGCAAATGGGGGTAGGgtatgaaattaaatgaaaagggggaaataagagAAGATGGTGTAGATTAGTATGACTTTAGGCCAGTCATGTATtttctttaggcctcagtttcttcatttgtgaaataaggTTGAAGCACATGATCTCTTTTGTTCCTTTCCACTCTAAAATCTATAATTCCATGGACGAGCACAGTGGCCTAGAGACCTGCTCTGTgtctagttgtatgatcttgagcaaattacttgtttatgtccttcatttttcactttaaaatagGTTTGTGCTAGGTAATAACTAGGTAATAACTCTTCTATTTCTAAGTGATTTTAAGATAGAATGTGGGGGagataaaggggaagaagagaagcagaATACTGGAAACAGGCAAAAAAAGGTGATAATCTAAGTGTTAAGTGAGGCTAGACTTgaattgggagaaagactaacTGGCCTTCTTCCTTTCTAGCCCTCGAGTTATCCTTTGCGGGGCTTGTGCTGCTGGTAGCTTCCTTCTTGTTGCCTTCTCCCAGGAAGTTATGACCAGCTTAAGTGGTGAGTTGTGTGGTTGGGAGACTAGTCCATAAAGAGGGTTTAGTTGTATGATTGGGGGTGTTGGGATTGGGGCAAGATGACACATGGTCAGGGCTACATGAAGAGAAAGATTTGGTCAGGTCCATGGAACTGATCTCTTCTCTGTCCCTACCTTCCTGTCTCTAGGTGTGGTCCTGGCCAGTATTTCCTCGGGGCTGGGGGAGATAACCTTTCTAGCTCTTACTGCCTTTTACCCCAGGTAAactgagggaagggaaagagtctggggcaaagattttgttttttgaggGGATGCAGGGAGTGAGGGTCATAGCAGTCTTGTTGATCTTGctactctctcttttcttcttggtTGTCTTTTCAGTGAAGTGGTTTCCTGGTGGTCCTCAGGCACTGGTGGGGCAGGGCTACTGGGGGCATTGTCTTACCTTGGTCTGACCCTGGTTGGTCTTTCCCCTGGAAACACATTAATCTCTATGTTGGGCATCCCTGTTCTCCTACTGGCCACGTGAGTGTCTCTTCTGTATCAACTTCTATTTTCTCCTATGGGGAGTGGGGAAAGAATATGAgtcagggaaagggaagagatttttaggctttatccttttcttttttcctttctccagttaCTTTCTGCTGCTGAAGTCCCCAGATTCATTGGGTTCCGAAGAGGCCTCAGTTCAGCAGCCCCTCATAGAAGGAGAGAGCTCAAAGCCCTGTGAGTGAATTGGTTGTCTCACCAAGCCCAGGAAGCAGTCTGGTAGATGAACTTGTTCTGTGATGTTGGTCATATCACTTAGGTTATTGgggtattattttcttccctttgtgAATAGGAATAATAAGCTCTGGTTCACTGGAATTTGGTAGAAGGGGGTATCAAATAAGGTCAAACATAGGAAAACACTGTGGAAGAGATAAATCATTGCCTGAAATTAGGAATTACTATTTTGACTAATAATAACTTACAGTATAGCATAGTGAAAAGAGCATTAGCTTTGAAGTCAGTtgatctgagtttttttttttttttttttgcaaggcaatggggttaagtggcttgcccaaggccacacagctaggtaattattaagtgtctgagactgtatttgaacccaggtactcctgactccagggccggtgctttatctactgcgccacctagccgcccctgatctGAGTTTTTAATCCCAGTTGTCATAACCTTgggtttcttcatatataaaatgagagagttgaactgGCTGATCTCTAAGGTTACTTTTAGTactttagattttcttttaaaaaaaattttaattactgaTAAACTTCAACAAATTCAGTTtgcataggaaaaaaagggaattgtAAATGAAACTGTGTACTTCTGTTAAATAcactttgtcttttttcccccactaatGGACatcttgagtttttaaaaaaaacttcaaatttaCCATGGCAGTACTGACATTGTCTTGCTTGTCTATGGAGCCCTTTTCCTGGGCCTCCTCATCAAAAAGATCAAGGACGAAATTCtctctaatttcctcctcttttttcagCAGACTCCAACTTCAATGTGAGCCTCTCTTTCAGTGACAGGTGGAATGTCTTCAAGGTATGGGGAAACGAGAGAGGATAAGGCTATATTACTTCTGATGCAGGGATAGGTAGGGAATGGATTTTGGGGGTTGTTGCTCTAGTGTCTGGCAAGAGAATTGTCTGGCCTAGAGCTGAATTTAACTTTGTATCAAAAGATCACCCTCTTAACTTCTGAACCTTTCAGGGTCTCCTGAAATACATTGTGCCCTTGGCTCTGGTTTATTTTGCAGAGTATTTTATCAACCAAGGATTGGTGAGTAAGTagataatggggaaaaaattagaagGGAGTGTGAGGATTGGGATACAGGAATAAGGAGGCAGCAGTCATAACTCCCTTTAATCTGCTTTTCTACCTAGTTTGAGCTCCTTTTCTTCCGAAACACATCTTTGAACCATGCTCAGCAATACCGATGGTGAGAATAGGAATGGGGGGAGGGTGTCTGAAGGGGGCAGTGTCCTCTGAGAAACTGGACTGTTCAAATAGAAGAGAGCCTTTTTTACCACTCAGTTCTTCACCAGGTACCAGATGCTGTACCAAGCCGGAGTCTTTGTCTCCCGATCCTCCCTCCACTGCTGCCGTTTCCGGTTCATTTGGATATTGGCAGCACTTCAGGTATGGTTCCCGTTTCTCTCTTGGAATCCGTCTGTTCCTTCATTCTTCCCATTTAAGGAAGTCTCCAGTGCATTTATTATTCACTTGATGCTTAGAGAGACACCTGTTGGTAGAATAAAGAGCCTTAGGCAAACTTTGGGTGTTATAATGAAAAGAGCCCTaacctttgatttattttttttaatttttttttaatttatttttttattctcattttgtacaaattttttttacattaataaaatattcttgtttacaagtaaacaaaatgtccctcctcccccatgaatatagatagacttgcttgagcaaaaaaaagtaaaggggaagagaaaaaattaaaattaaaaaaaagtaatagtaataattgtagctatggccaggtgcgcaatggacgaagcaccagccctggagccacgagcacccgagcccatatccagcctcataaacccaacaatcacccagccatgtgacatgcaagccacccgatccccactgccctgcaaaaaccaaaaaaaagaaaaaaaagacccaaaataaaataaaatagtaataatagtaagggtggctgggtggcagacagagcattggcccttgagccaggaacacccgggTCCAAATTCGGCCCccgacacccaaagatcacctttttatgtggccccaggcaggccacccagccccacttgccctgcaccctcccccaaataataacaaaaaatgtgcttgagtctttgttccaacaccaacaactctgtcatgggtggatctcattctttatggtaagtccatcacaaaagttacttccatatttttccaatgttgccattgctgatcgcaactccctcctttcatatttctccactaccatgtactatattttctttctcctttcactctgactctgctatagggtcgctgagtggcacagcagacagatccctggtcctggggccaagaagccttgagccccccataccaccccttaggcccagaatccacctggccccatggtcctggacaggacttccaatcccagccccttgcaagaagtaagaaagaaaatgtattatatctgaccactctccccccatggtccatcctctcctcctttattcacatccccaccccttccccctgctcccccctccttcttactccagatgcctataccccattgagtatatatgctgtttcctctcctagccatctctgatgagagcaaaggttccctcattcccccttgcctccccccttccatatcattgcaatagctcattgtattaaaaaaaatcttatgtgaaatatcttggactattccccctctcctttttctttctcctattccatttccctttttttctattgactagatttttacaccatattttatcttcgaattcagctttctcctgtgcttcaactatatcagctccctctacctactctattaattgagaaggttcatatgagtattatcagtgtcattttttctatgcaggaatgcatgtagttcatcctcattaagtccctcatattcccccctctcctccaatctccatgcctcacctgagtcctgtatctgaagatcaaaccttctgttcagatctggccattccaaaaggaacatttgaaattcccctggttcattgaaagtccatctttttccctggaagaggacattcagccttgctgggtagttcattcttggctgcattctaagctcttttgccttccagtatattatattccaagccctacgagcttccagtgtagttgctgctaagtcctgtgtgatcctgattgcagctccacagtatttgaattgtgtccttctggctgcttgtaatattttctcttggacttgggagttctggaacttggctataatattcctaggggttgtttttttgggatctctttctctgggggatcggtggattctctccatttctattttgccctctgcttctagaatatcagggaaattttcctgtagtaattctttgaaaatgatgtcaaggctcttttcctgatcatgactttcaggtattccaataatttttaaattatctttcctaagtctgttttccatatcagttgttttttcaatgagatatttcacattttcttctaatttttcattttttttttgttttgaagtattgattcctgatttctggtaaattcatcaatctccctgaattctattctttgtctgaaggatttgttcttctcagagagttttcttatctctttttccatctggtcaattttgctttttaaagcattcttctcctcaataactttttgaactgttttatccatttgacctaagctggtttttagcatgctattttcttcagcatttttttggatttccttgactaagctgctgacttcattttcatgtttttcctgcatctctctcctttcttttcccagtttttcttccaactccctcatttgattttcaaagtcttttttgagctctgtcatagcctgagcccaatttctgtttttcttggagtctttacatgcaggagcttgtgcttcctcatcttcagactgagtattttggtcctttttgggctcatttgcaaaatatttctcaatagtctttttgtttctctgcttgctcattttcccagcctgggcctggtttggggtgtttcttgagcttttgggacactcccacaagggtctcagtgtgtgaggctctgtcctccctcctggtctgtgaatgaccataagcacctccctctgccacggggctgaggtggagggggccctgctgttctattgggggggcctagactgcaatcaggatcttaatgtggtcagagccccaaagtcctgttccaggggcagaggacagagctctgcagtctctcttcactcccctccctcagctcaatgggctcatgccctgggggctcctgtttaccggctctgcctgcttctgtttctggctctgggctgcagaaagaccaagctgctctctgtgtgccctgagggctggcctccacatgctcgctctggcagaggttccccgctgttcccccactttgtgcccagtgctcctcggggtgcagctctagagactcccccgctgctgtgagctgaggctcccagcaccctggggctgccttcaggaggctgaagttctttggctctggcaggtcGCCTCTctgatcccagggagcagagcctttctgctcttttccaggttaccttgagtaggagaactgcctcactgggtccctttgtgggttctgtctcttgaaagtttagttagagtccttagctgatgagttttatcagagagctcctaagactcgatcccttcttgtcaccatcttggctccttgtGTAACCTTTGATTTAGAACTCCAGCTGTACTAGGTACTTGCTATGAAACCATCAAAAAAGTcacagagattctttttttttttttatagattctATTCTCCAGGACAAGAATTGCATTTCCACTTGTTTACAGGACTGATAGAAGTGCAATGTTGTTCACTTCTCTCCCTCTGCACATATTTAAGTATTCAGAATGCCTAGATTTTCACAGTAGCTTAAatgttacttttttattttttttagtttttgcaaggcaatggggttaagtggcttgcccaaggccacacagctaggtaattattaagtgtctgaggctggatttgaactcaggcactcctgattccagggctggtgctctatccactgcgccacctagccaccccagtcacagagattctttttgcctttttattcaccttgaaaaagggaaaaataatcctTGTATCACCCACATCAGAGGGTTGTTGTGGGAAGAGTATTTAAGCTTTACAAAAATGTGCCATATCTGAGATTGGTATCAGGGAGAAGTTTCTTTTGtttaacctcttttttttctaactctgggAAACTTATTGAAGTTCATTACTAGGGTATATCCCTTCCCCAGGGTTATACCTTTTCCTACTCATTGTGTTACTGACAGCTAGTTCTTTTTCTCAACTTGTTCCTGAACAGTTCCTGAATCTTGGCTTCCTGATGACCGaagtttccttcagtttccttcccAGCatctatattgttttcctgatcatTTTGTATGAGGGATTCTTGGGTGGGGCTGCCTACGTCAACTCCTTCCACAACATCGCAGTTGAGGTCAGCTGGAGCAGAATGGGGACCGGGAAGGGGGAGGAAATAGACAGTCCCTTAGAATGTAAGGGATTGAGGGTTCAAAGTCTCCTAGTCTGATTCATCAAGTGGTCAGAGGCTGCTCCTTAGTTTTGTGTGAGTCCCTGATCCTAAGGAGGGAAGGGTAAAGccaggagtgggggaggggaaggagagaatgagaatTCTTTGGATTGAcctttcctttgctctttctaGACCCAGGAGGAGCACCGAGAATTTGCCATGGCTACTGCTTGCATAGCAGATACCTTGGGGATCTCTCTATCAGGGGCTTTGGCCTTGCCTCTGCATGATTTCCTATGCCAGAATCATTGACATCTGACCCATCTTGGAGCCCTTCCTTTAGCCTGGGAACAGAATCAGCTAGAGGATATACTCCCCTGTGACTTCTATGGAACTTTCCCCTGGAATTGGGTGCAAGAGAGACTTAATGAATATATTTGTTACATTGGGGCCAAGTGGATGATTGGGAGCCCTGGAAGAATGTCTGGAAAATCTATATAATTTATCTTCTAACTTCAAACTGAGCTTTTGACATCAGGCTGCACATTGAGTGCTGCAATTTGACATTCATGCCCTCccattaacaattttattgttaatattttatcaaatagCTTCCTGTCCTGTTTCTGCAGAAGGAATGTAGATGTGTATGAAGCATAACATGGGTCAGCAGATACATTTGAGAGTTAAGGGATATTTGAGGTTCTTGAATGTACTCTGCTAAGGGGAACCAATGAGGATTAGACTGCCATCTGAAAGCTGATGTGTGGTAGGTTTTCATGATACTAGCTAGGTCTTTGGAGAGAGACTTCCCCAGCAGAGACTCAAAATAATCTTTCCCTTCCAACGAATAGTATAAATTTATGTTTGCTTCATTAAAGGATAGGATATACAATGGTTTCTAGGTACCATAAAGTTGTGAGTTATCAACAACACCCTTCTACCCCTAGTTCCTCTTCTACTATTAACACTACAGGAATAGTCCTATTGACAGGACTATTAATATAGTCTTCATCTCCCTAGTGAGGTGCATTAAATTATCTAAGATTCTACTTTGGACTGTTTTGCCATGGGGGAAAAAACTATAAATGTTGTTTTTTTGTAGctatatttttcttatctcttcttgtCCCAAAGGAAATATCTAAAAATCATCCATAACTGCTTTTAATACTTGCATTTGATTTTGTTAAGCATGGAGATTCAACTAACATCTCACTTTTTACATTCACCAGACAAATTTAGCTGTGGCTAAAAAGGCCACATTGACCAGTCTTCTTTTAAATGAGCTTCTCTTACCTTAGTTCAGCTGATGCTCTGTTGCTCAGCCCATGCTGCACCTCTTTTTAGTTTACCAGAACCTGTATTCTGATGGCCTGAGTTTTGGGATCCCTGGGCATCTTCAGCTgataataatagttcatatttatatggcactttataAATCGCTAATCTGCAATCTTGTGAGGGCCTGTCCAAGTTATGAGTAAGAGCATTAAAGCTTCTAGAAGATTAGGGCCTTGACCATCATCATAGCTTATAAGCTTTAGAGTCAGGgctggaattcaaatcctccaATTCCAAAGTTGAATACTCCGTCTCTGATACCATGGTGTCTTCCTAACTAGTCatgtttttgctctttttcacACACAAAAAGCCTTATTTATATTgcaatgtttatattatatatttgttagGTAAAGAAATTTTGATGAATGAAATTGATATTCCTTTATGAACTGGAAATTTTAATCAGATAAAAGTCCTCATATTcaacagattattttttttttttgcaaggcaatggggttaagtggcttgcccaaggccacagctaggtcattattaagtgtctgaggctgggtttgaactcaggtactcctgactccagggctggttctctatccactgcgccaactagctgccccatgacaGATACTTTCAATGACTTTGTCCTGGTGTTAATTTCATAAcgattttaaggtttgcaaaactcttATGCCAACCTTTTGATGTAAGGAATCATCACAAAGGTTGAAGTTCTAAAGCAATTTTTAGTCTTTCTCTCTTCATACTTAATCTGAGTAGAAAATACAAGTTTGATAGGGGAAGCTGGAGATTAGGTCAGTGGAGTGTTATagaaagagtactggacttggtGTTATGCTAGGGGTGACCCTAGGTATGGCA
Coding sequences within it:
- the CLN3 gene encoding battenin isoform X1, translating into MAPPDPWQQQPADSEREELLPIKPHQPGTQSVHWRNLVGFWLLGLCNNFSYVVMLSAAHDILKHQRTPENNSHVDPEPTLTPHNSTSRYDCNPVSTAAVLLADILPTFIIKLLAPLGLHLMPYSPRVILCGACAAGSFLLVAFSQEVMTSLSGVVLASISSGLGEITFLALTAFYPSEVVSWWSSGTGGAGLLGALSYLGLTLVGLSPGNTLISMLGIPVLLLATYFLLLKSPDSLGSEEASVQQPLIEGESSKPSDSNFNVSLSFSDRWNVFKGLLKYIVPLALVYFAEYFINQGLFELLFFRNTSLNHAQQYRWYQMLYQAGVFVSRSSLHCCRFRFIWILAALQFLNLGFLMTEVSFSFLPSIYIVFLIILYEGFLGGAAYVNSFHNIAVETQEEHREFAMATACIADTLGISLSGALALPLHDFLCQNH
- the CLN3 gene encoding battenin isoform X2; amino-acid sequence: MAPPDPWQQQPADSEREELLPIKPHQPGTQSVHWRNLVGFWLLGLCNNFSYVVMLSAAHDILKHQRTPENNSHVDPEPTLTPHNSTSRYDCNPVSTAAVLLADILPTFIIKLLAPLGLHLMPYSPRVILCGACAAGSFLLVAFSQEVMTSLSGVVLASISSGLGEITFLALTAFYPSEVVSWWSSGTGGAGLLGALSYLGLTLVGLSPGNTLISMLGIPVLLLATYFLLLKSPDSLGSEEASVQQPLIEGESSKPYSNFNVSLSFSDRWNVFKGLLKYIVPLALVYFAEYFINQGLFELLFFRNTSLNHAQQYRWYQMLYQAGVFVSRSSLHCCRFRFIWILAALQFLNLGFLMTEVSFSFLPSIYIVFLIILYEGFLGGAAYVNSFHNIAVETQEEHREFAMATACIADTLGISLSGALALPLHDFLCQNH
- the CLN3 gene encoding battenin isoform X3; protein product: MLSAAHDILKHQRTPENNSHVDPEPTLTPHNSTSRYDCNPVSTAAVLLADILPTFIIKLLAPLGLHLMPYSPRVILCGACAAGSFLLVAFSQEVMTSLSGVVLASISSGLGEITFLALTAFYPSEVVSWWSSGTGGAGLLGALSYLGLTLVGLSPGNTLISMLGIPVLLLATYFLLLKSPDSLGSEEASVQQPLIEGESSKPSDSNFNVSLSFSDRWNVFKGLLKYIVPLALVYFAEYFINQGLFELLFFRNTSLNHAQQYRWYQMLYQAGVFVSRSSLHCCRFRFIWILAALQFLNLGFLMTEVSFSFLPSIYIVFLIILYEGFLGGAAYVNSFHNIAVETQEEHREFAMATACIADTLGISLSGALALPLHDFLCQNH